From one Shewanella sp. GD04112 genomic stretch:
- the pyrC gene encoding dihydroorotase produces MTTLTITRPDDWHIHLRDGAQLKDTVRDISRYMGRAIVMPNLVPPAIDTETALAYYDRIKAQVPAGSQFEPLMVLYLTDKTSPEEIRKAKASGKIVAAKLYPAGATTNSDSGVTDLKNIYPALEAMQEVGMLFLVHGEVTDSSIDIFDRERVFIENILSKIVADFPKLKIVLEHITTKDAVDFVTQASDNVAATITAHHLLYNRNHMLAGGIRPHFYCLPILKRNTHQQALLGAAASGNKKFFLGTDSAPHAKDRKEAACGCAGSYTAHAAIELYAEAFESVNALDKLEAFASFNGPDFYNLPRNSDTITLVKKSWDVPVSYPLGDNNVVPIRAGEQIDWQVE; encoded by the coding sequence ATGACAACACTCACTATTACTCGTCCTGACGACTGGCACATTCACCTAAGAGACGGCGCACAATTAAAAGACACGGTTCGCGATATCAGCCGCTATATGGGCCGCGCTATCGTGATGCCTAATCTGGTTCCTCCCGCTATCGATACCGAAACCGCCTTGGCTTATTACGATCGTATCAAGGCGCAAGTGCCAGCAGGCTCGCAATTTGAACCCTTAATGGTGTTGTACCTCACCGACAAAACCAGCCCAGAAGAAATCCGTAAAGCCAAAGCCTCGGGCAAAATCGTTGCCGCTAAACTCTATCCAGCAGGCGCGACCACCAACTCGGATTCTGGCGTGACCGATTTGAAGAACATCTACCCCGCCCTCGAAGCGATGCAGGAAGTGGGCATGTTGTTCCTAGTGCATGGTGAAGTGACTGATTCATCGATTGATATTTTCGACCGTGAGCGCGTATTTATTGAGAATATCCTCAGCAAGATCGTGGCCGATTTCCCTAAGCTTAAAATCGTTCTCGAGCATATCACCACTAAGGATGCGGTCGATTTCGTGACTCAAGCATCTGACAACGTTGCTGCCACGATCACCGCGCACCACTTGCTCTATAACCGCAACCACATGTTGGCTGGCGGTATTCGTCCGCATTTCTATTGCCTGCCGATTTTAAAGCGCAATACCCACCAGCAAGCGCTGTTAGGCGCCGCGGCCAGTGGCAATAAGAAGTTCTTCCTCGGTACCGACTCTGCGCCACACGCTAAAGATCGTAAAGAAGCCGCCTGTGGCTGCGCGGGTTCTTATACTGCCCATGCGGCCATTGAGCTGTACGCCGAAGCCTTTGAATCGGTCAATGCGCTGGATAAATTAGAAGCCTTTGCCAGCTTCAACGGCCCAGATTTTTACAATCTGCCCCGCAACAGCGATACCATCACCCTAGTGAAAAAATCTTGGGATGTGCCCGTCAGTTACCCACTTGGCGACAACAACGTTGTGCCAATTCGCGCCGGCGAACAAATCGATTGGCAGGTCGAATAA
- a CDS encoding DUF3144 domain-containing protein: MSDNQQAFYERATEMIKLANQQNQNTEIQTGEVSASFMWAVARYNAWFGSTSFESKEQMQAKKQEMMDYYIERYKEMIDANLEDYIENFDHYRATQK, translated from the coding sequence ATGTCTGATAACCAACAAGCCTTTTACGAACGTGCCACCGAGATGATTAAGCTCGCGAACCAGCAAAACCAAAACACCGAGATCCAAACCGGTGAGGTCAGCGCTTCCTTTATGTGGGCCGTCGCCCGCTACAACGCTTGGTTTGGCTCCACCAGCTTTGAATCCAAAGAACAAATGCAGGCCAAAAAACAGGAAATGATGGATTACTATATCGAGCGCTACAAAGAGATGATTGACGCCAATCTCGAAGACTATATCGAAAACTTCGACCACTACCGCGCCACACAAAAGTAA
- a CDS encoding nuclear transport factor 2 family protein — translation MPQIAEQTAEALVQAQLVAYNQRDLASFVALFSDDVCIYRPPATEPVIRGKAAFSDFYQNERFNLPHLHAEILNRMVVGNKVVDHERICGIREEPFEVMVVFEVANGLIQAMWSFAAN, via the coding sequence ATGCCCCAGATAGCAGAACAAACAGCCGAAGCCTTAGTGCAAGCCCAGTTAGTCGCCTATAACCAACGCGACCTTGCAAGCTTTGTGGCGCTCTTTAGCGACGATGTTTGTATCTACCGCCCACCCGCCACAGAGCCCGTGATCCGAGGCAAGGCTGCCTTTAGTGATTTCTATCAGAATGAACGCTTTAACTTGCCGCATCTGCACGCCGAGATCCTAAATCGTATGGTGGTCGGCAATAAGGTGGTCGATCACGAACGGATCTGCGGCATCCGCGAGGAGCCTTTTGAAGTCATGGTGGTCTTTGAAGTCGCTAATGGCCTTATCCAAGCAATGTGGAGCTTTGCCGCTAACTAG
- a CDS encoding HlyD family efflux transporter periplasmic adaptor subunit: MIKDTSGQDKVLVPSTAKRLKLPLMIGGCTLLVSALVWASFGSDKVSQSISRSELTTATLYVGTLTRDVATTGKIVAANAPILYSTEEGTVTLLSNPGDSVSKGDVVAKLESPRLTNQLEQAKSLLAGLESALERAKLDARRNQLQVNQTLDMASVDLEAADRESRRGDLLIQSKLISQIDYEKGKDDLHKAKLKFKHAEQEVALTKDTLTFEVKNKALEVERQSLAVKELERQVDALNIKAPVSGIIGNWLTEQKTRLSANQPILTVVDLSAYEAELAVPESYADELGLGMEVELSFGEVKLMGKLSSISPEVRNREVTARVQFVQSESLKLRQNQRISARVLLEHRANVLMVKRGVFMTSGGGDEVYQVEGDIATRRDIKLGSTSMSQVEVIEGGKAGDEWVISSVEPFNHAEQVKMH, from the coding sequence ATGATTAAAGATACCAGCGGCCAAGATAAAGTCCTTGTGCCATCGACCGCAAAACGCCTCAAGTTGCCTCTGATGATTGGCGGCTGCACCTTACTCGTCAGCGCCTTAGTGTGGGCCAGTTTTGGTAGCGATAAAGTCAGCCAGTCCATCAGCCGTAGCGAGCTCACCACCGCTACTTTATATGTTGGCACACTCACTCGAGATGTGGCCACCACGGGCAAAATTGTTGCCGCCAATGCGCCGATCCTCTACAGCACCGAAGAAGGCACTGTGACGTTACTGAGCAACCCAGGGGATAGCGTCAGCAAAGGTGATGTGGTCGCAAAGCTGGAGAGTCCAAGATTAACCAATCAATTAGAGCAGGCGAAATCACTATTGGCGGGATTAGAGAGCGCCCTTGAGCGTGCCAAGCTAGACGCCAGACGTAACCAATTACAAGTCAATCAAACCTTAGACATGGCCTCGGTCGATTTGGAAGCCGCCGATCGGGAGAGCCGCCGTGGGGATTTATTGATCCAATCTAAACTGATCAGCCAAATCGACTATGAGAAGGGCAAGGACGATCTGCACAAGGCAAAACTCAAATTTAAGCATGCGGAGCAGGAAGTGGCCTTAACCAAGGATACCTTAACCTTTGAGGTGAAAAACAAGGCCTTGGAAGTTGAGCGTCAGAGTCTGGCGGTAAAAGAGCTTGAGCGTCAGGTCGATGCCTTAAATATCAAGGCGCCGGTGAGCGGCATTATTGGTAACTGGTTGACCGAGCAAAAAACGCGTTTAAGCGCCAATCAACCCATCCTGACCGTGGTCGATTTAAGTGCCTATGAGGCCGAGTTGGCAGTGCCTGAATCCTACGCCGACGAGTTAGGACTCGGAATGGAGGTCGAACTGAGCTTCGGTGAAGTCAAACTCATGGGCAAACTATCCTCGATTTCCCCCGAAGTGCGTAACCGTGAGGTGACCGCCAGAGTGCAATTTGTCCAGAGCGAAAGCTTGAAGCTGCGCCAAAATCAGCGGATCTCCGCCAGAGTCTTGCTCGAACACAGGGCGAATGTGTTGATGGTTAAACGCGGTGTCTTTATGACCAGCGGTGGTGGCGATGAGGTTTACCAAGTCGAAGGCGATATTGCTACCCGCCGCGACATTAAGCTCGGCAGC
- a CDS encoding GNAT family N-acetyltransferase, producing MYQVIEQVASVDDFIRLRQISGLSPRPLAGVVKALPNSLYGVQINCGTQTVGMGRVVGDGAINFEIVDVAVDPEHQGKGLGRLIMQHIMAYLDREAFTGAYITLMADVPELYEKFGFKFSRPASEGMYLVK from the coding sequence ATGTATCAAGTGATAGAGCAAGTGGCGTCGGTTGACGATTTTATCCGTTTACGGCAGATTTCGGGCCTAAGTCCTCGACCCTTGGCGGGCGTCGTTAAGGCGCTGCCAAATAGCTTATACGGCGTGCAAATTAACTGTGGAACCCAAACCGTGGGTATGGGGCGGGTTGTGGGGGATGGGGCGATTAACTTTGAGATCGTCGATGTGGCTGTGGATCCTGAGCATCAAGGCAAGGGGCTTGGCCGATTGATTATGCAGCATATTATGGCCTACCTAGACCGTGAGGCTTTTACGGGGGCTTATATCACCTTAATGGCCGATGTACCTGAACTCTATGAAAAATTTGGTTTTAAATTCAGTCGTCCCGCCAGCGAAGGCATGTATCTGGTGAAATAG
- a CDS encoding carbon starvation protein CstA: MRTLQLFGFMLTVAGIILAIVMFAPVDSEISEASAGASGLGFLFMVLPMLGCSALMLVPSSTVLFFHDVRRRTYFTGHFWLNLWRVNLMISLGYIALVLYLAFVWLKASSGH; the protein is encoded by the coding sequence ATGAGAACGCTACAGCTTTTTGGATTTATGCTGACGGTTGCTGGAATTATTCTAGCGATTGTTATGTTCGCGCCTGTAGATAGTGAAATCTCGGAAGCCTCCGCTGGCGCGAGCGGTTTAGGATTCCTATTTATGGTATTACCTATGCTGGGCTGCTCGGCATTGATGCTGGTGCCTTCTTCAACGGTATTGTTTTTCCACGACGTTAGAAGACGCACTTATTTCACTGGCCATTTCTGGTTAAATCTCTGGAGAGTGAATCTGATGATTTCCCTTGGATATATTGCCCTAGTGCTTTACTTGGCTTTTGTATGGCTAAAGGCTAGCAGTGGTCATTAG
- a CDS encoding MAPEG family protein: MNTLLICLFIAMLLPYLAKGPVAWAMAKAGGYDNHHPRTQQAQLTGFGARALAGHQNAFESLLIFGLAVVTVIATGKVTATAEWLAVVHIVARVAYQILYLLNKGTLRSLSWFVAIFSAFGVFFQAF, from the coding sequence ATGAACACGTTACTGATTTGCTTATTTATCGCTATGTTATTGCCGTATTTGGCCAAAGGCCCAGTCGCATGGGCAATGGCCAAAGCCGGCGGTTATGATAATCATCATCCGCGAACTCAACAGGCGCAATTAACCGGATTTGGTGCGCGGGCACTGGCTGGGCATCAAAACGCCTTCGAATCCTTACTGATTTTTGGTTTGGCCGTAGTGACAGTTATCGCCACGGGCAAAGTCACTGCGACTGCTGAGTGGTTGGCGGTTGTGCATATTGTCGCGCGGGTGGCGTATCAGATCTTGTATCTACTGAATAAAGGCACATTACGTTCACTGTCTTGGTTTGTGGCGATTTTCAGCGCCTTTGGGGTCTTCTTCCAAGCGTTTTAA